Genomic DNA from Alkalihalobacterium alkalinitrilicum:
GAACTTTGTTGTGTAGCAACTATGTCTGACAAAATAATTACCTCCCTTTACATTTCTCCAGCTCCAATATCTCGAAGTTGGTCATCACTCCAGCAAACAGGACAACAAACATCCTCTTGACTGTCAAACGCTTGCTCAACTGCAAATACCAACGTACAATCTTCACATTCGTAAATGTGGTATGGTCGTTTTCGCATTTTTTGTCTTCTAGGCCATTTTTCAGGTTCTCTTTTTCGATATCTAGCAATCTTATTCTTTGCTGCACTGTGAGTTATTCCTATCTCA
This window encodes:
- a CDS encoding helix-turn-helix transcriptional regulator, whose translation is MEEQINELWMQGKTIDEIASEIGITHSAAKNKIARYRKREPEKWPRRQKMRKRPYHIYECEDCTLVFAVEQAFDSQEDVCCPVCWSDDQLRDIGAGEM